A stretch of Bacteroidota bacterium DNA encodes these proteins:
- a CDS encoding GIY-YIG nuclease family protein — protein MYFTYVLYSESFNRIYVGFSHDPAKRLWYHNEGLASMNSSLCVLGRKIVLPRNETTLSSRSKNIPVHLY, from the coding sequence ATGTACTTCACCTACGTTTTATATTCCGAATCCTTCAACCGGATATATGTTGGTTTTTCCCATGATCCGGCAAAGCGGTTGTGGTATCACAACGAGGGCTTGGCCTCAATGAACTCTTCCCTTTGTGTCCTCGGTCGGAAAATCGTTCTCCCACGAAACGAGACAACTCTCTCTTCCCGTTCAAAAAACATCCCTGTTCATTTATATTGA
- a CDS encoding GIY-YIG nuclease family protein yields MYFTYVLYSESADRIYVGYSHDPEKRLWYHNEGLAFATKPYRPWILIYSKPFAERSQAMRHEKELKTHSGRTWIRDHLLKDGVRQRPD; encoded by the coding sequence ATGTACTTCACCTATGTTTTATATTCTGAATCCGCTGACCGGATCTATGTTGGTTATTCCCACGATCCGGAAAAGCGGTTGTGGTATCACAACGAAGGGTTGGCGTTTGCTACCAAACCCTACCGACCCTGGATTTTGATCTATTCGAAGCCATTCGCAGAAAGATCTCAGGCCATGCGACATGAAAAGGAACTCAAAACCCATTCTGGCAGGACCTGGATACGGGATCACCTGCTCAAAGATGGAGTCCGGCAAAGGCCGGATTAA
- a CDS encoding T9SS type A sorting domain-containing protein → MKNFLLFFLLAGVVSSAGGQVIEEAEYFIGSDPGEGNGISLLLKDGLADGSLESLSATVETGALSTGPAVLYIRVKKSDGSWSAPVGQVIMINSAPDVDPSAYPVLASAEIFSGSDPGEGNGTALSVASSSYSMATTSLEADGLPTGPSVLSVRFQKAGGDWSDPVRQVILVSEALKGASANYSAITQAEYFIGTDPGEGSGQALSAKDEAFSHPAEAVTANLSTTVLSAGSYRLGLRVKNDLNDWSEPLYQVMSVSDSTVIPMANRLTPVTGAEVFSGTDPGEGSGMSLTETITIPTGVFASFSGSLVVPDAPTGLIPVSVRFKTGETDWGTPVTVGMAAYKPTGDILVTWEDPVSRDSLAHALNYLGHHWDEFDRTGQPTLSLSGWKTIIWDERDFLTATQRDSLESFLLNNTESTLILSGEDVASYHDHGRAFSDSTFLRQTLKARLRFEDGGTGKAALPGRLIHDGYVDSVEVNTPDVIRPVYGSQTTIAWQTLTKPDSAYAIAYDGAYNVSFSTFSWSGFRTGLTGHLDRILSWVTGSGGSLPVELTSFTGSMDRNGVTLNWTTASEVNNYGWEVQRFLPDPEGLEGTGRNLSETDPSRTSGSVSEWKTIGFVAGSGTTNSPKSYSFQSLIATHKSLFRLKQLDLDGSVSYSGILELEAPMPDRFMVHQNYPNPFNPSTTIPVDVPTAGKLTLQVFNLLGQQVFAESQDLPSGGFTKLVWNASSGQNGSVASGLYFYRIHFRSQAGTTHQSGGSMVLMK, encoded by the coding sequence ATGAAAAATTTCTTACTGTTTTTCCTGCTTGCCGGGGTGGTTTCCTCGGCGGGCGGACAGGTGATTGAAGAGGCCGAATACTTCATCGGTTCCGATCCGGGCGAGGGGAATGGTATTTCTCTTCTGCTGAAGGATGGATTGGCTGATGGAAGTCTGGAAAGCCTTTCTGCCACGGTGGAAACCGGTGCTTTGTCAACCGGTCCTGCCGTTCTGTACATCCGTGTGAAAAAGTCGGATGGATCCTGGTCTGCGCCGGTTGGCCAGGTGATCATGATTAATTCTGCTCCGGATGTGGACCCATCGGCGTATCCGGTCCTGGCGTCGGCTGAAATCTTTTCCGGATCCGATCCCGGTGAAGGAAACGGAACGGCCCTGTCAGTTGCCTCGTCTTCCTATTCAATGGCAACAACCTCATTGGAAGCAGATGGTCTTCCAACGGGACCTTCGGTTCTGTCGGTGCGGTTTCAGAAGGCTGGCGGGGATTGGTCCGATCCGGTCCGGCAGGTGATTCTGGTGTCTGAGGCGTTAAAGGGGGCATCGGCCAATTATTCTGCCATTACTCAGGCGGAATATTTCATCGGAACCGATCCCGGCGAAGGATCGGGGCAGGCATTGTCTGCAAAAGATGAAGCGTTTTCACACCCGGCCGAAGCCGTTACCGCCAACCTGAGCACCACGGTTCTGTCTGCCGGATCTTACCGGTTGGGGCTCCGCGTGAAGAATGATCTCAATGACTGGTCAGAACCGCTGTATCAGGTGATGTCTGTATCCGATTCTACCGTGATTCCGATGGCCAACCGGTTAACACCGGTGACGGGGGCGGAGGTGTTTTCCGGGACCGATCCTGGTGAAGGAAGCGGAATGTCTCTGACGGAAACTATCACCATTCCGACCGGTGTATTCGCTTCCTTTTCCGGTTCGCTGGTGGTTCCCGATGCACCGACCGGTCTGATTCCGGTATCCGTGCGATTTAAGACCGGTGAAACCGATTGGGGAACGCCGGTCACGGTGGGTATGGCTGCCTATAAACCCACCGGCGATATTCTGGTGACGTGGGAAGATCCTGTAAGCCGCGATTCCCTGGCTCATGCGCTTAACTACCTCGGCCATCATTGGGATGAATTTGACCGGACGGGCCAGCCAACCTTGTCTCTTTCCGGATGGAAAACAATCATCTGGGATGAACGGGATTTTCTGACGGCCACCCAACGCGATTCCCTGGAATCGTTCCTGCTGAACAATACCGAATCCACACTGATTCTGTCGGGAGAGGATGTGGCAAGTTATCATGATCATGGACGCGCTTTTTCTGATTCCACGTTTTTACGGCAGACTCTGAAAGCCCGGCTGCGGTTTGAGGATGGCGGAACCGGAAAAGCAGCCCTGCCGGGCCGGTTGATTCATGATGGGTATGTGGATTCGGTGGAGGTCAATACCCCCGATGTCATCCGGCCGGTGTACGGAAGCCAGACCACCATTGCCTGGCAAACCCTCACCAAACCCGATTCGGCTTACGCCATCGCCTATGACGGGGCATACAACGTGTCATTTTCCACTTTTTCCTGGAGCGGATTCCGGACCGGACTGACCGGTCACCTCGACCGGATTCTTTCCTGGGTGACTGGCTCAGGCGGATCGCTTCCCGTTGAACTCACCTCCTTTACCGGATCCATGGACCGGAACGGCGTGACGTTGAACTGGACCACCGCCAGCGAGGTGAATAATTATGGGTGGGAAGTTCAGAGGTTTCTTCCGGACCCTGAGGGTCTCGAAGGGACAGGAAGAAACCTCTCAGAAACAGACCCTTCGAGAACCTCAGGGTCCGTTTCTGAATGGAAGACAATTGGATTTGTGGCTGGCAGCGGGACGACGAATTCTCCGAAGTCGTATTCTTTCCAATCACTAATCGCCACTCACAAATCACTTTTCCGTCTGAAACAACTCGATCTGGATGGATCTGTTTCTTACAGCGGGATTCTGGAATTGGAAGCGCCGATGCCCGACCGGTTTATGGTGCACCAGAATTACCCGAATCCGTTTAATCCCAGCACCACGATTCCTGTGGATGTGCCGACAGCCGGCAAATTAACCCTCCAGGTGTTTAATCTGCTGGGCCAGCAGGTGTTTGCTGAATCGCAGGACCTTCCTTCCGGTGGATTTACCAAGCTGGTCTGGAATGCCTCATCGGGGCAAAACGGGTCGGTGGCTTCTGGGTTGTATTTCTACCGGATTCACTTCCGGAGTCAGGCAGGAACCACTCACCAGTCGGGTGGATCAATGGTGCTGATGAAATAG
- a CDS encoding right-handed parallel beta-helix repeat-containing protein has product MKSMVTIFFLISLVMPLSAQTVHEVFDGESIQESINAAAAGDTIRVGEGVYTGTLTLTKKLHLVGAGDRDSIRIMASGTGVYFSSGSNGSSLRGFTITSSGDQGVYIHHNGSANPYLIMNNVIKDCKEDGFLSGNYFDNVSLFPTVVLINNVFTGNRVGLDANGNPGLTSAQNVFVGNDSIGVDRFKGLSSADSILNNGNGDGFGIRILEGGTVIGAVISGNQGNGVYINDPNVATIRANQISGNSGHGIFTNGGGDYAWKISNNLITNNGGNGLFLTYDQDFNRICLTEISNNVFYGNTGAGLLFDEVYFGGGTVGHSGDILVNNNIIANNTAGGIDRVVNSDVWAVNDVNLLYNNVYNNAGGNYLNGFSAGYGSLAADPQFTNAAGGDFSLNSGSPCINAGQPSTSFLDLDLTRNDLGLYGGSWSFAQYFNNPDGARVLRLKLSNRFVRQGETITIDAEGLAR; this is encoded by the coding sequence ATGAAATCAATGGTTACCATCTTTTTCCTTATCTCACTTGTGATGCCGCTGTCGGCCCAGACCGTCCATGAAGTCTTCGATGGGGAAAGCATTCAGGAATCCATCAATGCCGCTGCAGCCGGCGATACGATCAGGGTCGGGGAAGGGGTTTATACCGGGACCCTCACCCTGACGAAAAAACTTCACCTGGTTGGGGCAGGTGACCGCGACAGCATCCGGATCATGGCCTCAGGAACCGGCGTGTACTTTTCGTCGGGAAGCAACGGAAGCAGTCTGCGCGGCTTTACCATTACGTCATCGGGTGATCAGGGTGTTTATATCCATCACAACGGATCGGCCAATCCCTACCTGATCATGAATAACGTGATAAAAGATTGCAAGGAAGATGGATTCCTGTCGGGAAACTATTTCGACAATGTTTCCCTGTTTCCGACAGTGGTCCTGATTAACAATGTCTTTACCGGCAACCGGGTCGGACTCGATGCCAATGGAAATCCGGGACTCACATCGGCCCAGAATGTTTTTGTAGGAAACGATTCTATTGGTGTGGATCGGTTTAAAGGACTGTCCTCTGCAGATTCTATCCTGAACAATGGAAACGGAGATGGGTTCGGTATCAGAATTCTGGAAGGCGGAACTGTCATAGGTGCCGTGATTTCGGGAAATCAGGGTAACGGCGTTTACATCAACGATCCGAACGTGGCGACTATCCGTGCTAACCAGATATCGGGTAATTCGGGTCATGGCATTTTTACGAATGGTGGTGGAGATTATGCCTGGAAAATATCCAATAACCTCATAACCAATAATGGTGGAAATGGCCTTTTTCTGACGTATGATCAGGATTTTAACCGGATCTGTCTCACAGAAATATCAAACAATGTTTTTTATGGAAATACCGGTGCCGGCCTGTTGTTCGATGAAGTATATTTTGGCGGCGGGACGGTTGGTCATTCCGGTGACATTCTGGTGAATAACAACATCATTGCCAATAACACGGCCGGCGGAATCGACCGGGTGGTAAACAGTGACGTCTGGGCGGTCAACGATGTGAACCTGTTATATAACAATGTTTATAACAATGCCGGCGGAAATTATCTGAACGGTTTTTCGGCCGGTTACGGCAGTCTGGCCGCCGATCCGCAGTTTACCAATGCAGCCGGTGGTGATTTTTCGCTGAACTCCGGATCGCCCTGTATCAATGCCGGTCAGCCTTCCACCTCGTTTCTCGATCTCGATCTGACACGAAATGATCTGGGACTTTATGGCGGTTCCTGGAGTTTTGCGCAGTATTTCAACAATCCCGATGGTGCCCGCGTTCTTCGTCTGAAGCTCAGCAATCGGTTTGTCCGGCAGGGAGAAACCATCACCATCGATGCGGAAGGTCTGGCCCGGTAA
- a CDS encoding ATP-dependent Clp protease ATP-binding subunit: MEGNFSNRVQDVIRYSREEALRLGHDYIGTEHLLLGIIREGEGIAVKIIRNLGVDLYKLKKSIEDTVKPSAGTLTIGNIPLTKQAEKVLKITYLEAKLYKSDVIGTEHLLLSLMRDDENVAAQILSQYNMSYDAVRGELDNIISGKSSSSASAPAATAQSGTPPEKGSPSGSSGSEKKMDKSKTPVLDSFGRDLTKLAKEDKLDPIIGREKEIERVAQVLSRRKKNNPVLIGEPGVGKTAVAEGLALRIVQKKVSRVLFDKRVVTLDLAALVAGTKYRGQFEERMKAVMNELEKAREVILFIDELHTIVGAGGASGSLDASNIFKPALARGELHCIGATTLDEYRQFIEKDGALDRRFQKIMIDPTTPEETEQILNNIKHKYEEHHNVRYTPEAIRQAVKLSDRYITDRFLPDKAIDVMDEAGSRVHLANISVPKHILELETKIEEVKQQKTQVVRNQNFEEAARLRDREKKLTEELETEKAKWESEQAEKFYTVSEQNVAEVVSMMTSIPVHKIAQGETEKLIKMQDLLKAEIIGQDEAVEKLTRAIRRSRAGLKDPMRPIGSFIFLGPTGVGKTEMAKALARFLFDSEEALVRIDMSEYMEKFSVSRLVGAPPGYVGYEEGGQLTEKVRRKPYSVILLDEIEKAHPDIFNILLQVLDDGILTDGLGRRVDFRNTIIIMTSNIGARDIKNMGLGIGFAPSSRETAMSYQNMKSTIEDALKKVFNPEFLNRLDDVIVFHPLEKEHMIRIIDISVTKLLKRIHELGIEVELDKKAKEFLADKGFDPKFGARPLRRALQKYVEDPLAEEILMGKFPEGSRVLVKADGKDGNLLFTMAKPKKTKEAAPEGAKD; encoded by the coding sequence ATGGAAGGTAACTTTTCAAACCGGGTTCAGGATGTCATCCGGTATTCACGGGAAGAGGCGCTGCGGTTGGGTCATGATTACATCGGAACCGAGCACCTGCTCCTGGGAATCATCCGGGAAGGTGAAGGAATCGCGGTTAAGATCATCCGGAATCTCGGTGTCGATCTGTACAAACTGAAGAAGTCCATCGAGGACACAGTCAAGCCCTCGGCCGGGACCCTCACCATCGGCAACATCCCCTTAACCAAACAAGCCGAAAAAGTCCTGAAAATCACCTATCTGGAAGCCAAATTGTATAAGTCGGATGTCATTGGCACCGAGCATCTGCTTCTCTCTCTGATGCGGGATGATGAAAACGTGGCCGCCCAGATTCTGAGTCAGTATAACATGTCATATGATGCGGTCCGTGGCGAACTGGACAACATCATCAGCGGAAAGAGCAGTTCCTCCGCATCGGCACCGGCTGCTACGGCGCAGTCCGGAACACCCCCAGAAAAAGGATCACCCTCTGGTTCATCAGGTTCCGAGAAAAAAATGGATAAAAGCAAAACCCCGGTACTCGACAGTTTCGGCCGCGATCTGACCAAACTGGCCAAGGAAGATAAACTGGATCCGATCATCGGACGTGAAAAGGAAATTGAACGGGTAGCCCAGGTGCTTTCCCGGCGGAAGAAAAACAATCCGGTTCTGATCGGTGAACCCGGGGTGGGAAAAACCGCCGTGGCCGAAGGACTGGCTCTGCGCATTGTTCAGAAAAAAGTCAGCCGGGTGCTTTTCGACAAGCGCGTGGTCACACTCGATCTGGCTGCACTGGTTGCCGGAACGAAATACCGCGGCCAGTTTGAAGAGCGCATGAAGGCGGTCATGAACGAGCTGGAAAAAGCCCGCGAAGTCATCCTGTTCATTGATGAGCTGCATACGATCGTGGGTGCCGGCGGTGCCTCTGGATCGCTCGATGCCTCGAACATTTTTAAACCAGCCCTGGCCCGCGGCGAACTGCATTGCATCGGAGCCACCACGCTGGATGAATACCGTCAGTTTATTGAAAAAGATGGCGCTCTTGACCGCCGGTTCCAGAAGATCATGATTGATCCGACCACACCGGAGGAAACCGAACAGATCCTTAACAACATCAAGCATAAATACGAAGAGCATCACAACGTCCGGTACACGCCGGAAGCCATCAGACAGGCCGTTAAACTGAGTGACCGGTACATCACCGACCGGTTCCTGCCAGATAAGGCCATCGATGTGATGGATGAAGCCGGCAGCCGGGTGCATCTGGCCAACATTTCCGTCCCGAAACACATTCTGGAACTCGAAACTAAAATCGAGGAAGTGAAACAGCAGAAGACACAGGTGGTCCGCAACCAGAATTTTGAAGAAGCCGCCCGACTTCGTGACCGTGAGAAAAAACTGACGGAAGAACTCGAAACAGAGAAGGCCAAATGGGAATCGGAACAGGCCGAGAAATTCTATACGGTATCTGAACAGAATGTGGCCGAAGTGGTCAGCATGATGACCAGTATTCCGGTACATAAAATCGCACAGGGCGAAACCGAGAAACTGATTAAAATGCAGGATCTCCTGAAAGCCGAAATCATTGGCCAGGATGAAGCCGTTGAAAAACTGACCCGCGCCATCCGACGTTCCCGTGCCGGACTGAAAGACCCGATGCGTCCCATCGGAAGTTTTATTTTCCTCGGTCCGACCGGTGTGGGTAAAACCGAAATGGCCAAGGCCCTTGCCCGGTTCCTTTTCGATTCTGAAGAAGCCCTCGTCCGGATTGACATGTCGGAATACATGGAAAAATTCTCGGTCAGCCGGCTGGTGGGTGCCCCTCCGGGCTATGTTGGTTACGAGGAAGGCGGACAGTTAACCGAGAAGGTTCGCCGCAAACCCTATTCAGTGATTCTGCTGGATGAAATTGAAAAAGCCCATCCGGATATTTTCAACATCCTGCTTCAGGTGCTTGATGACGGGATTCTGACCGATGGACTCGGCCGCCGGGTCGATTTCAGAAATACGATCATTATCATGACCTCGAACATCGGGGCCCGGGATATCAAGAACATGGGACTGGGAATCGGATTTGCTCCATCCAGCCGTGAAACAGCCATGTCCTATCAGAACATGAAATCGACCATTGAGGATGCGCTGAAAAAGGTGTTCAATCCCGAATTCCTGAACCGTCTGGATGATGTGATTGTCTTCCATCCGCTCGAGAAGGAACACATGATCAGAATCATCGATATTTCGGTCACCAAACTGCTGAAACGCATTCACGAGCTTGGCATTGAAGTGGAACTGGATAAAAAGGCCAAGGAGTTTCTGGCCGATAAGGGATTTGATCCGAAATTTGGTGCCCGTCCGCTTCGGCGTGCCCTTCAGAAGTATGTGGAAGATCCGCTCGCAGAAGAAATTCTGATGGGCAAATTCCCCGAGGGATCACGCGTGCTGGTAAAGGCCGATGGAAAGGATGGAAACCTCCTCTTCACCATGGCCAAACCAAAGAAGACAAAGGAAGCGGCTCCCGAAGGCGCCAAAGACTGA
- a CDS encoding SDR family oxidoreductase gives MSKEKQEGKKVVLITGGASDTGKVLATRLAGEGHQVIITVREQAQTHRLIEDRKSKGTGFQVEVLDVTSPTSISGLIGIVTGQFGRIDVLINQIGYGLAGPIEDTSPEEAHTLFDLNFMGVHRVIRSVLPVMRQHHDGLIINMTSEFGNRGIPMLGFYCASKFALEAYSEALLEEVKPHNIRVCLVQPAMGTSTLSKKIELSVQSVSEHSPYYHRTTGMLRQLRMKYRTEAEPERIAGVIAGLIGEAKPRFRNLVE, from the coding sequence ATGTCAAAAGAGAAACAGGAAGGTAAAAAAGTCGTTCTGATTACCGGGGGTGCCTCCGATACCGGCAAGGTACTGGCCACCCGGCTGGCAGGGGAAGGACATCAGGTTATTATCACGGTCAGGGAACAGGCCCAGACGCATCGTCTGATCGAAGACAGGAAATCAAAGGGCACCGGGTTTCAGGTGGAAGTGCTTGATGTGACCAGTCCCACCAGCATTTCCGGTCTGATCGGAATTGTGACGGGTCAGTTTGGCCGCATCGATGTGCTGATCAATCAGATCGGATACGGACTGGCCGGACCGATTGAAGACACTTCGCCTGAAGAAGCACATACCCTGTTTGATCTGAATTTTATGGGAGTTCACCGGGTAATCCGGTCGGTGCTGCCGGTGATGCGTCAGCATCATGACGGACTGATCATCAACATGACCAGCGAATTCGGAAACCGGGGTATTCCCATGCTTGGATTTTATTGTGCTTCCAAATTTGCCCTCGAGGCCTACTCGGAAGCGCTGCTGGAGGAAGTGAAACCCCACAACATCCGGGTCTGTCTGGTTCAGCCGGCCATGGGAACCAGCACCCTTTCCAAAAAAATTGAATTGTCGGTTCAGTCGGTGTCTGAACATTCCCCTTATTATCACCGGACCACCGGCATGCTACGTCAATTGAGGATGAAATACCGGACCGAGGCCGAACCCGAACGGATTGCGGGGGTGATTGCCGGATTGATCGGCGAAGCAAAACCACGTTTCAGGAATCTGGTGGAATAA
- a CDS encoding TIGR00266 family protein, translated as MKAHDIAYRIIGDDIQVIEIELDPQEAVRAEVGAMLYMEADIQMQTSTGGGIFSGLKRLVSGDSFFITSFLNQGSQKRHLTFAAPYPGKIIPLNLAELGGSFLCQKDGFLCAAQGIDIEVAFTRRFGAGLFGGEGFILQRLVGDGWAFVHAGGTIMKRILQRGETLRVDTGCLVAFSESVAYDIQYVGGFKNALFGGEGLFFANITGPGTVYLQSLPLSRMADRIVSAAAVGGGKEEGGIFGTFLGGR; from the coding sequence ATGAAAGCGCATGATATCGCCTACCGGATCATCGGTGACGACATACAGGTTATAGAAATTGAGCTCGATCCGCAGGAGGCCGTACGGGCCGAAGTGGGGGCCATGCTGTACATGGAAGCCGACATTCAGATGCAAACCTCGACCGGTGGCGGCATTTTTTCCGGTTTGAAACGACTGGTCAGCGGAGATTCCTTCTTTATCACTTCCTTTCTGAATCAGGGTTCGCAGAAACGGCATTTGACGTTTGCAGCACCCTACCCGGGAAAAATCATTCCCCTGAACCTGGCCGAACTCGGTGGTTCCTTTCTATGTCAGAAGGATGGCTTTCTCTGTGCCGCTCAGGGAATTGACATTGAAGTGGCCTTCACCCGCCGGTTTGGTGCCGGCTTGTTCGGGGGCGAAGGGTTCATTCTTCAGCGGTTGGTCGGCGATGGCTGGGCATTTGTTCATGCCGGGGGAACCATTATGAAGCGGATTCTTCAGCGGGGCGAAACCCTTCGTGTGGATACCGGCTGTCTGGTCGCTTTTTCAGAATCGGTGGCTTACGACATTCAATATGTGGGCGGATTTAAAAACGCCCTGTTCGGAGGCGAAGGGCTGTTCTTTGCCAACATCACCGGTCCCGGGACCGTGTACCTTCAAAGCCTTCCGCTTTCCCGCATGGCCGACCGAATCGTCAGCGCGGCAGCAGTGGGCGGCGGAAAGGAAGAAGGCGGTATTTTCGGAACTTTCCTCGGCGGCCGGTAA
- a CDS encoding Rrf2 family transcriptional regulator, protein MKFSAQEELGLRCLIQVARHQDQTRGITIQEIADKEGITIHNVAKLLRLLRMGGFIDSTRGQVGGYLLTRPAGEIIIDDVLSTLGGKLYESGFCERYSDDAGLCTHTVDCSVRSLWQKIQYAVDQVTKNLTLADFMGTPDIHQPPVHLHHRQPEA, encoded by the coding sequence TTGAAGTTCAGTGCACAGGAAGAATTGGGACTCCGTTGTCTGATCCAGGTGGCTCGCCATCAGGATCAGACCAGAGGAATCACCATTCAGGAAATAGCCGATAAGGAAGGCATCACCATTCACAACGTGGCGAAACTGCTTCGTCTGCTCAGAATGGGGGGCTTTATTGACAGCACGCGAGGTCAGGTGGGCGGGTATCTGCTCACCCGACCGGCCGGTGAAATTATCATCGATGATGTGCTTTCCACGCTGGGCGGAAAGCTGTACGAGTCGGGATTTTGCGAACGGTACAGCGATGACGCCGGATTATGCACCCACACGGTGGATTGTTCGGTACGGTCCCTGTGGCAGAAAATCCAGTATGCGGTTGATCAGGTGACGAAAAACCTCACACTGGCCGATTTCATGGGAACACCCGACATTCATCAGCCGCCGGTTCACCTTCATCACCGCCAACCGGAAGCCTGA
- a CDS encoding BrxA/BrxB family bacilliredoxin yields MAPMYDPKAVQPMRNELTYVGFNELTTPEEVDEHFAVNTTGTTLVMINSVCGCAAGSARPGVAEALQHTVIPDHLVTVFAGQDRDATARVREKIVGFPPSSPSAALFKDGKVVFMMERWMIEGRHPKQIADMLTNAFNQHCSKTGPSISKADFEKLVYFKSCGSKIPKNPALQD; encoded by the coding sequence ATGGCCCCGATGTATGATCCGAAAGCCGTTCAACCGATGCGGAATGAACTGACGTATGTCGGGTTCAATGAACTGACGACCCCGGAGGAAGTAGATGAGCATTTTGCTGTGAACACGACTGGTACCACGCTGGTCATGATAAACTCGGTGTGCGGATGTGCCGCCGGTTCAGCGCGGCCCGGTGTGGCAGAAGCCCTGCAGCATACGGTCATTCCCGACCATCTGGTAACCGTTTTTGCCGGTCAGGATCGCGATGCCACGGCCCGTGTGCGCGAGAAAATCGTGGGATTCCCTCCATCCTCGCCCTCTGCAGCGCTTTTCAAAGATGGAAAAGTGGTGTTCATGATGGAGCGTTGGATGATTGAAGGCCGTCACCCGAAACAGATTGCCGATATGCTGACCAATGCTTTCAATCAGCATTGTTCAAAAACAGGCCCGTCTATTTCGAAAGCCGATTTCGAAAAGCTGGTTTATTTCAAATCCTGCGGTTCTAAAATTCCGAAAAATCCGGCCCTGCAGGATTAA
- a CDS encoding SUF system Fe-S cluster assembly protein produces the protein MEDATGGLTREQLIERQVIDVLKTIYDPEIPVNIYDLGLIYEISVEALSFVRVRMTLTAPGCPVAGSLPGEVEAKIRSVHGVADAQVDLVWEPAWTREMMSEEARLILNMW, from the coding sequence ATGGAAGATGCAACCGGCGGTCTCACCCGCGAGCAATTGATCGAGCGTCAGGTAATTGACGTTCTTAAAACCATTTATGACCCGGAAATTCCGGTCAATATTTACGATCTCGGCCTGATTTATGAGATTTCAGTCGAAGCGCTGTCGTTTGTCCGTGTGCGGATGACGCTGACGGCACCGGGTTGCCCGGTTGCCGGTTCGCTGCCCGGCGAAGTTGAAGCAAAAATCAGGTCGGTACACGGAGTGGCCGATGCACAGGTCGATCTGGTCTGGGAACCGGCCTGGACCCGGGAGATGATGAGTGAAGAAGCCCGTTTGATTTTAAACATGTGGTAA